In the genome of Actinomycetota bacterium, the window CGATGGCAATGTGGGACCCGCAGGCAAGGCCAGTGCCGATTTCGGGCCCGGACGCGGCAAAGGCAGCACTTGACGACGGTGCCAATGCACTGGTGATCGACGTCCAGGGACCAGCCCGCCATATAGTCGCCGGGGAGCGTCTTGCCTTCCTAAGCAAGGGCTAGTGGCTGGGATTTCTTTGGACTCACCTGTGGCTGCTACCCTTTGCCTCGATTGATCTGGCTCTTGGGCTGGATCGCGCAAGAGGGGCTCCGGCTCCCACCCGTCCGTCGCACCAGATGGCCCGGGTCACGCGCTCAGGCACGCTTGCCGTGCCGGTTCGTGCTGTCGTCTTCTTGCGCTGCGTCGAGGGTCATCTCTTGGCACAGATCGCGCTGCACATCATGTGCAGCAACTGACCGCACGAATAAGGAGGCGCCATCAGCGTCGAACCACGAATCAACGACCGCATTCGCGTTCCCGAGGTCCGTCTTGTTGGACCCAATGGCGAACAGGTTGGCATCGTGCGCATTGAAGATGCGCTTCGACTAGCCGTGGAGGCCGATCTCGATCTCGTCGAGGTTGCCCCGATGGCCAAGCCGCCAGTGTGCAAGCTCATGGATTTCGGCAAGTTCAAGTACGAAGCCGCCATGAAGGAGCGCGAGTCGCGTCGCAACCAGACGCACACCATCATCAAGGAAATGAAGCTTCGCCCCAAGATCGATTCGCACGACT includes:
- the infC gene encoding translation initiation factor IF-3; protein product: MSVEPRINDRIRVPEVRLVGPNGEQVGIVRIEDALRLAVEADLDLVEVAPMAKPPVCKLMDFGKFKYEAAMKERESRRNQTHTIIKEMKLRPKIDSHDYDTKKGHVERFLKAGDKVKITIMFRGREQSRPELGLRLLARLAEDVQELGFVEATPKQDGRNMIMVLAPHRRKADVPKPQTAAESLKESVQEVHADAS